From one Streptomyces sp. ICC1 genomic stretch:
- a CDS encoding alpha/beta hydrolase has product MNCADDPDRGDAKASPATVERELAELAPLFLAASPVFGPRQLMTVLSCYGRPAGTDFIRKIDRPAGIPRMLLVGTRGDPATPYEWTEETAKRLGNTVVVDYKGDGHTGYVASSCVRGYVDHFLLDGRLPSGTRSCPAGE; this is encoded by the coding sequence GTGAACTGCGCCGACGACCCGGACCGCGGCGACGCCAAGGCCTCCCCGGCGACCGTCGAGCGGGAGCTGGCGGAGCTCGCGCCGCTCTTCCTCGCCGCCTCGCCCGTCTTCGGGCCGCGCCAGCTGATGACGGTCCTGTCCTGCTACGGGCGCCCCGCGGGCACCGATTTCATCCGGAAGATCGACCGCCCGGCCGGCATCCCGCGCATGCTGCTCGTCGGGACCCGCGGCGATCCGGCCACCCCGTACGAGTGGACGGAGGAGACGGCGAAGCGGCTCGGCAACACCGTCGTCGTGGACTACAAGGGCGACGGCCACACCGGGTACGTGGCCTCCTCCTGCGTGCGCGGCTACGTGGACCACTTCCTGCTCGACGGACGGCTCCCGTCCGGGACACGGTCCTGCCCCGCCGGGGAGTGA
- a CDS encoding ABC transporter substrate-binding protein, whose protein sequence is MRRNQWLAAPLGAATAAALLSGCGATDGSNAGSGKGVVMGISDKVKATDPASGYDPGSWLLFNNVFQSLLSFPKGGTTPEPDAAQACGFKGNDSKVYECTLRGGLKFSNGNSLTAKDVKYSFERTLKINDENGPAVMLASIGSIETPDDKTVVFNLKNSDATFPSKIASGAGSIVDHTEYPADKLRGDGKATGSGVYKLDSINDKSASFSVNGSYSGKAKPKNSGVTMKFFNEDQAALKKVLESGDVDFAFRGLAAKDIAGLASQNGDQKVEVVQGAGAEVEHLVFNVNDPVAGKLPVRKAIAYLVDREALVKQVYDGTATPLYSIVPAGIASHTTAFFDRYGGSPQPEKAKNVLRAAGIKDKVKITLYSTPSRYGPSTDQEFQLIAKQLNDSGLFEADVKSVEFEQYEKDIQDGKYGVYVKGWVPDYPDADNFTQPFFGPDNVLHNNYDNKEIIGTIIPATSAKSDRAATANDYARLQDIVSDEVPLLPLWQSKQYAVTRQNVTGLQWSLDASTVFRFWEISKG, encoded by the coding sequence ATGAGACGTAACCAGTGGTTGGCGGCCCCTCTCGGCGCGGCCACCGCCGCCGCACTGCTCAGCGGCTGCGGTGCGACGGATGGCTCGAACGCCGGCAGCGGCAAGGGCGTCGTCATGGGCATATCCGACAAGGTGAAGGCCACCGACCCCGCCTCGGGCTACGACCCCGGCTCCTGGCTGCTCTTCAACAACGTCTTCCAGTCGCTGCTGAGCTTCCCCAAGGGCGGCACCACGCCCGAACCCGACGCCGCGCAGGCCTGCGGGTTCAAGGGCAACGACAGCAAGGTGTACGAGTGCACCCTGCGCGGCGGCCTGAAGTTCAGCAACGGCAACAGCCTCACCGCCAAGGACGTCAAGTACTCCTTCGAGCGCACGCTGAAGATCAACGACGAGAACGGCCCCGCCGTCATGCTCGCGTCGATCGGCTCCATCGAGACCCCCGACGACAAGACCGTCGTCTTCAACCTCAAGAACTCCGACGCCACCTTCCCGAGCAAGATCGCGTCGGGCGCCGGCTCCATCGTCGACCACACCGAATACCCCGCGGACAAACTCCGCGGGGACGGCAAGGCCACCGGATCCGGCGTCTACAAACTGGACTCGATCAACGACAAGAGCGCGAGCTTCTCCGTCAACGGCTCCTACAGCGGCAAGGCCAAGCCGAAGAACAGCGGCGTCACCATGAAGTTCTTCAACGAGGACCAGGCCGCCCTCAAGAAGGTCCTCGAAAGCGGCGACGTCGACTTCGCCTTCCGCGGCCTCGCCGCCAAGGACATCGCCGGCCTCGCCTCCCAGAACGGCGACCAGAAGGTCGAGGTCGTCCAGGGCGCCGGCGCCGAAGTCGAACACCTCGTCTTCAACGTCAACGACCCGGTCGCCGGAAAGCTCCCCGTCCGCAAGGCCATCGCCTACCTCGTCGACCGCGAAGCCCTCGTCAAGCAGGTCTACGACGGCACGGCCACCCCGCTCTACTCCATCGTCCCGGCCGGCATCGCCTCGCACACCACCGCCTTCTTCGACCGCTACGGCGGCAGCCCCCAGCCCGAGAAGGCCAAGAACGTCCTGCGCGCCGCCGGCATCAAGGACAAGGTGAAGATCACCCTGTACTCGACGCCCAGCCGCTACGGCCCCTCGACCGACCAGGAATTCCAGCTCATCGCCAAGCAGCTCAACGACAGCGGCCTCTTCGAAGCCGACGTCAAGTCCGTCGAGTTCGAGCAGTACGAGAAGGACATCCAGGACGGCAAGTACGGCGTCTACGTCAAGGGCTGGGTCCCCGACTACCCCGACGCCGACAACTTCACGCAGCCGTTCTTCGGCCCGGACAACGTCCTGCACAACAACTACGACAACAAGGAGATCATCGGGACCATCATCCCGGCGACCTCCGCCAAGTCCGACCGCGCCGCCACCGCCAACGACTACGCCCGCCTCCAGGACATCGTCTCCGACGAGGTCCCGCTCCTCCCGCTCTGGCAGAGCAAGCAGTACGCCGTCACCCGCCAGAACGTGACCGGCCTGCAGTGGTCCCTCGACGCCTCGACCGTCTTCCGCTTCTGGGAGATCAGCAAGGGCTGA
- a CDS encoding HAD family phosphatase: protein MTSTVPAPVARTADGHALQAVLLDMDGTLVDTEGFWWEIEVDVFGELGHRLDEAWRDIVVGGPMTRSAGFLIASTGADISIAELTVLLNERFEARIADRVPLMPGAERLLSELARHNVPTALVSASHRRVIDRVLLTLGRDRFTMTVAGDEVPRTKPHPDPYLLAARTLGAHPSRCAVIEDTATGVAAAEAAGCRVVAIPSVGLIAPGPGRTIVRSLEDVDLTFLRSLITPMN, encoded by the coding sequence ATGACGAGCACAGTTCCCGCCCCCGTCGCCCGTACGGCCGACGGACATGCCCTGCAGGCGGTGCTGCTCGACATGGACGGCACCCTCGTGGACACCGAGGGCTTCTGGTGGGAGATCGAGGTCGACGTCTTCGGCGAGCTCGGCCACCGCCTCGACGAGGCCTGGCGCGACATCGTCGTCGGCGGCCCCATGACCCGCAGCGCCGGCTTCCTCATCGCATCCACCGGCGCCGACATCAGCATCGCCGAGCTCACCGTCCTGCTCAACGAGCGCTTCGAAGCCCGCATCGCCGACCGCGTGCCCCTCATGCCCGGCGCCGAGCGGCTGCTGAGCGAGCTGGCCCGGCACAACGTGCCCACCGCCCTCGTCTCCGCCTCCCACCGGCGCGTCATCGACCGGGTCCTGCTCACCCTCGGCCGCGACCGCTTCACCATGACCGTCGCCGGCGACGAGGTCCCGCGCACCAAGCCGCACCCCGACCCCTACCTCCTCGCCGCCCGCACCCTCGGCGCCCACCCCTCGCGCTGCGCGGTCATCGAGGACACCGCCACCGGTGTGGCAGCCGCCGAGGCCGCCGGCTGCCGGGTCGTCGCCATCCCCTCCGTCGGCCTGATCGCACCCGGGCCCGGCCGCACCATCGTGCGCTCCCTCGAAGACGTGGACCTGACCTTCCTGCGCTCCCTCATCACACCGATGAACTGA
- a CDS encoding AMP-dependent synthetase/ligase: MTDAVTDAVSDAVSDTMDGTTSDVRPRTLAVFTEWTGERYAAETALRHKAAGGGWSTVSYGQLRIRVRESGRALLGLGVAAGDRVAVLAETRPEWTYTHFGVLAAGAVLVPVYPTAGEEELAWVLSDSRAVAVVCDDAAQAARVEALRAKGELPALRAVVAMDGLRSLPGAASEAELLARAAAVAPEADASIVYTSGTTGLPKGCRLTHGNLGAIQDATLPLIKGGPGDSTYLYLPLAHLLAQLIQFTTLLEGGELCYFGGRIEDVIGELAEARPTHLPSVPRLFEKLHSVVLSLAESQEGGADRFGEAVRLGLLAAEGRLPAESRAAYEAADKSLYSLVRGAFGGRLQWALTGGAPIAPATLDFLRACGIAVFEGYGMTESGGVISLNHPAGVRYGSVGRPIAGCEVRIARDGEVLARGPMVFPGYHANDAATAQALDGDGWLHTGDLGELDADGYLSITGRKKELIITSAGKNITPTELEFAVQRSRYVSRAVMIGDRRPHPVALITLDAEEIAAWAARESVALDPAAPGDHPAVRALVEEAVEAANATVSRPARVRAFRILAEDFTVDAGTLTPTLKLRRRAVAERYAGEIEELYA, from the coding sequence ATGACCGACGCGGTGACCGACGCGGTGAGCGATGCGGTGAGCGACACCATGGACGGAACGACGAGCGACGTGCGGCCGCGCACGCTGGCGGTGTTCACGGAGTGGACGGGCGAGCGGTACGCGGCGGAGACCGCGCTGCGGCACAAGGCGGCGGGCGGCGGCTGGTCGACGGTCTCGTACGGGCAGCTGCGGATCCGCGTACGGGAGTCCGGGCGGGCCCTGCTCGGCCTCGGGGTCGCCGCCGGAGACCGGGTCGCGGTGCTCGCGGAGACCCGCCCGGAGTGGACGTACACGCACTTCGGGGTGCTGGCGGCGGGCGCCGTCCTGGTGCCCGTGTACCCGACGGCGGGGGAGGAGGAGCTCGCCTGGGTGCTCTCGGACTCGCGGGCGGTGGCCGTCGTCTGCGACGACGCGGCGCAGGCGGCGCGGGTGGAGGCGCTGCGGGCCAAGGGGGAGCTGCCGGCGCTGCGCGCGGTGGTGGCGATGGACGGGCTGCGGTCCCTGCCCGGGGCCGCCTCCGAGGCCGAACTCCTGGCGCGGGCGGCCGCGGTGGCCCCGGAGGCCGACGCCTCGATCGTCTACACCTCGGGGACGACCGGGCTGCCCAAGGGCTGTCGCCTCACCCACGGAAACCTGGGCGCGATCCAGGACGCGACGCTCCCGCTCATCAAGGGCGGCCCGGGCGACTCCACGTACCTCTACCTGCCGCTCGCCCACCTGCTGGCCCAGCTGATCCAGTTCACCACCCTCCTGGAGGGCGGCGAGCTCTGCTACTTCGGCGGCCGGATCGAGGACGTCATCGGCGAGCTGGCCGAGGCCCGGCCCACGCACCTGCCCTCCGTACCCCGGCTGTTCGAGAAGCTGCACTCGGTGGTCCTGTCCCTGGCGGAGTCCCAGGAGGGCGGCGCCGACCGCTTCGGCGAGGCGGTCCGCCTCGGGCTGCTGGCCGCGGAGGGCCGGCTGCCGGCCGAGTCCCGCGCGGCGTACGAGGCTGCCGACAAGTCCCTGTACTCCCTGGTCAGGGGCGCGTTCGGGGGCCGGCTGCAGTGGGCGCTGACGGGCGGGGCGCCGATCGCCCCGGCCACGCTCGACTTCCTGCGCGCCTGCGGGATCGCGGTGTTCGAGGGGTACGGGATGACGGAGTCGGGCGGGGTCATCAGCCTCAACCACCCGGCCGGGGTCCGCTACGGCTCGGTGGGCCGCCCGATCGCCGGCTGTGAGGTCCGCATCGCGCGGGACGGCGAGGTGCTGGCCCGGGGCCCGATGGTCTTCCCGGGGTACCACGCCAACGACGCCGCGACGGCGCAGGCGCTGGACGGGGACGGCTGGCTCCACACGGGGGACCTCGGCGAACTGGACGCCGACGGCTACCTCTCCATCACCGGCCGCAAGAAGGAGCTGATCATCACCTCGGCGGGCAAGAACATCACCCCCACCGAGCTGGAGTTCGCCGTCCAGCGCTCCCGCTACGTCTCCCGCGCGGTCATGATCGGCGACCGCCGCCCCCACCCGGTTGCCCTGATCACCCTGGACGCGGAGGAGATCGCCGCCTGGGCGGCGCGCGAGTCGGTGGCCCTGGACCCCGCCGCACCGGGCGACCACCCGGCGGTACGGGCCCTCGTCGAGGAGGCGGTCGAGGCGGCCAACGCCACGGTCTCCCGCCCGGCCCGCGTCCGCGCCTTCCGCATCCTGGCCGAGGACTTCACGGTGGACGCGGGCACCCTCACCCCGACCCTGAAGCTCCGCCGCCGGGCGGTCGCGGAACGCTACGCCGGGGAGATCGAGGAGCTGTACGCCTGA
- a CDS encoding lipase family protein has protein sequence MRIRSSALAAVAALALAAAIPATTARADDEAGQSGRTGQSARPGDIVSSVPSAFHPLPGQPTHTKAWKIHYNSTTADGAPNVVSGTVIVPQDGRTGPRPLITYAVGTVGMGDSCAPSNNLPYGTSMEANLIQQLTLRGWAVVVTDYEGLGTPGVHTYTVGPSAGHAVLDAARAATRLPGTGLSANTPVGIMGYSQGGQASSWAAELQGSYAPELQVKGTATGGVPADLLKVADFNNGSYGSGLIFMAAAGQDAAFPELKLDSYLNPAGKALVAGMKENCVAIDAVAGSFKRISDLTTRNPLAQPDWQARLNQSKLGRTAPAAPVYQYHALGDELIPYAVGSRLRSDWCAKGANLEFDTIWLGEHVSGVITQSLAAGNWLADRFAGRSARPNC, from the coding sequence ATGCGCATCCGAAGCTCAGCCCTCGCCGCCGTGGCCGCCCTGGCCCTCGCGGCCGCGATCCCCGCGACCACCGCACGCGCGGACGACGAGGCCGGCCAGTCCGGCCGGACCGGCCAATCCGCCCGCCCCGGCGACATCGTGAGCAGCGTGCCGTCCGCCTTCCACCCGCTGCCCGGCCAGCCCACCCACACCAAGGCCTGGAAGATCCACTACAACTCGACCACCGCCGACGGCGCCCCCAACGTCGTCTCCGGCACGGTCATCGTCCCGCAGGACGGCCGCACCGGCCCGCGCCCGCTGATCACCTACGCCGTCGGGACCGTCGGCATGGGCGATTCCTGCGCGCCGAGCAACAACCTCCCGTACGGCACCTCCATGGAGGCCAACCTCATCCAGCAGCTCACCCTGCGCGGCTGGGCCGTCGTCGTCACCGACTACGAGGGCCTCGGCACCCCCGGCGTCCACACCTACACCGTCGGCCCCTCCGCCGGGCACGCCGTGCTCGATGCCGCCCGCGCCGCCACCCGCCTGCCCGGGACGGGGCTGTCCGCGAACACCCCGGTCGGCATCATGGGTTACTCCCAGGGCGGCCAGGCCAGCAGCTGGGCCGCCGAGCTGCAGGGCTCGTACGCACCGGAGTTGCAGGTCAAGGGCACCGCGACGGGCGGCGTCCCGGCCGATCTCCTCAAGGTGGCCGACTTCAACAACGGCTCCTACGGCTCCGGCCTCATCTTCATGGCCGCCGCCGGCCAGGACGCGGCCTTCCCGGAGCTGAAGCTCGACTCCTACCTCAACCCGGCGGGCAAGGCCCTGGTGGCCGGCATGAAGGAGAACTGCGTCGCCATCGACGCCGTCGCCGGCTCCTTCAAGCGGATCTCCGACCTGACCACCCGCAACCCGCTCGCCCAGCCGGACTGGCAGGCCCGGCTGAACCAGAGCAAGCTCGGGCGCACCGCCCCGGCCGCGCCGGTGTACCAGTACCACGCGCTCGGCGACGAGCTCATCCCGTACGCCGTCGGCAGCCGGCTGCGCTCCGACTGGTGCGCGAAGGGCGCGAACCTCGAGTTCGACACGATCTGGCTCGGTGAGCACGTCAGCGGGGTGATCACCCAGTCCCTGGCGGCCGGAAACTGGCTCGCGGACCGGTTCGCCGGCCGCTCGGCCCGCCCCAACTGCTAG
- a CDS encoding ABC transporter substrate-binding protein, whose translation MNRKTMVLTAAAGLLTPALTACGSTSGGGAGSGAIVVGTTDRFEAADYAPAPLDPAYAYDAGTWNILRQTVQTLMHTPRGGGQPVPEAASDCRFTDTGNQSYRCTLRPGLKFADGDPLTAQDVKFSIERVIAIKDENGPSSLLSTVDTVEAKSADTVVFHLKTSDATFPYKLSTPAAGIVSAKKYDAKKLRQGFAVDGSGPYTVKTEVKDNHLVRAVFSKNPNYRGDLKPQNDKAELRAFEDSDAMVKALEDGSVHMVSRTLSPAQITEFSAKPPKGIKLVPMPGLEIRYLGFNTDAPTVKDKAVRQALAAAVDRGALINKVYGKSAQPLYSLVPTTVTGHVNSFFNKYGEANTAKAADLLKAAGIKTPVKLTLNYTNDHYGDGTAAEFEALKAQLNSTQLFDVTVQGADWSEFRPAQKKGDYAAYGLGWFPDYPDADNFLAPFLEQDNFLGTPYANTAVRTKLIPESRRAVDRGVAVPAITEMQDIVAEDVPVLPLWQGKQYVAARDGITGVEWSVNAISDLQLWELGRGVSG comes from the coding sequence ATGAACCGCAAGACCATGGTGCTGACGGCAGCCGCCGGCCTGCTCACCCCCGCGCTGACCGCCTGCGGCAGCACCAGCGGAGGCGGCGCGGGATCCGGGGCGATCGTCGTCGGAACCACCGACCGGTTCGAGGCCGCCGACTACGCCCCCGCCCCGCTCGACCCCGCCTACGCGTACGACGCCGGCACCTGGAACATCCTGCGCCAGACCGTCCAGACGCTGATGCACACCCCGCGCGGCGGCGGCCAGCCCGTCCCCGAAGCGGCCTCCGACTGCCGCTTCACCGACACCGGCAACCAGAGCTACCGCTGCACCCTGCGCCCCGGCCTCAAGTTCGCCGACGGAGACCCGCTCACCGCCCAGGACGTCAAGTTCTCCATCGAGCGCGTCATCGCCATCAAGGACGAGAACGGCCCCTCCTCGCTCCTGTCGACCGTCGACACCGTCGAGGCCAAGAGCGCCGACACCGTCGTCTTCCACCTGAAGACCTCCGACGCGACCTTCCCGTACAAGCTCTCCACCCCCGCCGCCGGCATCGTCAGCGCCAAGAAGTACGACGCCAAGAAGCTCCGCCAGGGCTTCGCCGTCGACGGCTCGGGCCCCTACACGGTGAAGACCGAAGTCAAGGACAACCACCTCGTCCGCGCCGTCTTCAGCAAGAACCCGAACTACCGCGGTGATCTGAAGCCGCAGAACGACAAGGCCGAGCTGCGCGCCTTCGAGGACTCCGACGCCATGGTCAAGGCCCTGGAGGACGGCAGCGTCCACATGGTCTCCCGCACCCTGTCGCCCGCCCAGATCACCGAGTTCTCCGCCAAGCCCCCCAAGGGCATCAAGCTCGTCCCGATGCCCGGCCTGGAGATCCGCTACCTCGGCTTCAACACCGACGCACCCACCGTCAAGGACAAGGCCGTACGCCAGGCCCTCGCGGCCGCCGTCGACCGGGGCGCCCTCATCAACAAGGTGTACGGGAAGTCCGCGCAGCCCCTCTACTCGCTGGTCCCCACCACCGTGACCGGCCACGTCAACTCCTTCTTCAACAAGTACGGCGAAGCCAACACCGCCAAGGCCGCCGACCTGCTGAAGGCCGCCGGGATCAAGACCCCGGTCAAGCTCACCCTCAACTACACCAACGACCACTACGGCGACGGCACCGCGGCCGAGTTCGAAGCCCTCAAGGCCCAGCTGAACTCCACCCAGCTCTTCGACGTCACCGTCCAGGGCGCCGACTGGTCCGAATTCCGCCCCGCGCAGAAGAAGGGCGACTACGCCGCCTACGGGCTCGGCTGGTTCCCCGACTACCCCGACGCCGACAACTTCCTCGCCCCGTTCCTGGAGCAGGACAACTTCCTGGGCACGCCGTACGCCAACACCGCGGTGCGCACCAAGCTCATCCCCGAATCGAGGCGCGCCGTCGACCGTGGCGTCGCCGTTCCCGCGATCACGGAGATGCAGGACATCGTCGCCGAGGACGTACCCGTCCTGCCCCTGTGGCAGGGCAAGCAGTACGTCGCCGCACGCGACGGGATCACCGGAGTGGAGTGGTCGGTCAACGCCATCTCCGACCTCCAGCTGTGGGAACTCGGCCGCGGCGTCAGCGGCTGA
- a CDS encoding pyroglutamyl peptidase, which translates to MPVDHRPGQGERREAGDPLQRERPSANPSATRDPEQARLADPRTAAFAERAAFGEFVRRFPTALCSARDAAEAGRLLDAWGEALWQAAVNRAQGRRPGGDLAAGDDRPLYWTRLRMTVQLADWKPGFPVDRSALRSRFEDASRGLTANDFRGTPGVRRLFVSGFDPFGLDTELRRANPSGSAVLQLNGRRLTLADGTPVEIRAVVLPVRYADFDAGIVERAYGPRLAAGPRAADMITSISQGYPGIFTLEAWAGRARSADPYPDNADALSGGTYAHPVTAPGLGPGAEFLRTTLPTDAMTAVQSPYPVLLNTEVSEIPAGQDSPVDRTDGPTPGSRAVAGGGGGYLSNEVAYRSNRLRTELSPRLPGGHLHTPVLTGLPTDPNQLTGAAFEQNESAIAAEVREVLLHSAPAAP; encoded by the coding sequence GTGCCGGTCGACCATCGTCCCGGCCAGGGAGAACGCCGCGAGGCGGGGGATCCACTCCAGCGCGAACGGCCTTCGGCCAACCCCTCCGCCACCCGCGACCCCGAGCAGGCGCGCCTCGCCGATCCGCGGACCGCCGCCTTCGCGGAGCGCGCCGCGTTCGGCGAGTTCGTACGCCGCTTCCCGACCGCGCTCTGCTCCGCGCGCGACGCCGCCGAGGCGGGCCGGCTCCTCGACGCCTGGGGCGAGGCCCTGTGGCAGGCCGCCGTGAACAGGGCGCAAGGGCGCCGCCCCGGCGGAGACCTGGCGGCCGGAGACGACCGCCCGCTGTACTGGACCCGACTGCGGATGACCGTACAACTGGCGGACTGGAAGCCGGGGTTCCCCGTCGACCGGTCGGCCCTGCGGTCCCGTTTCGAGGACGCCTCGCGGGGTCTGACAGCCAACGACTTCCGCGGCACCCCGGGCGTGCGGCGCCTGTTCGTCAGCGGATTCGACCCCTTCGGCCTCGACACCGAACTGCGCCGGGCCAACCCCTCCGGCTCCGCCGTCCTCCAGCTCAACGGACGCCGCCTCACGCTCGCCGACGGCACCCCCGTGGAGATCCGGGCCGTGGTCCTGCCCGTGCGCTACGCCGACTTCGACGCCGGGATCGTGGAGCGCGCGTACGGTCCCCGTCTCGCGGCGGGTCCGCGTGCCGCCGACATGATCACCAGCATCAGCCAGGGCTACCCCGGGATCTTCACGCTGGAGGCGTGGGCGGGGCGCGCCCGGTCGGCCGACCCGTACCCGGACAACGCCGACGCACTCTCGGGGGGCACGTACGCGCACCCCGTCACGGCGCCGGGTCTCGGCCCGGGAGCGGAATTCCTGCGGACCACCCTCCCCACCGACGCCATGACCGCCGTCCAGAGCCCGTACCCGGTGCTGCTGAACACCGAAGTCAGCGAGATCCCCGCAGGTCAGGACAGCCCCGTGGACCGCACGGACGGGCCCACCCCCGGCTCCCGCGCCGTTGCGGGCGGAGGCGGCGGCTACCTCTCCAACGAGGTCGCCTACCGCTCCAACCGGCTCCGGACCGAACTGAGCCCCCGGCTGCCCGGCGGCCACCTGCACACGCCCGTGCTCACGGGTCTGCCCACCGACCCGAACCAGCTGACCGGCGCGGCGTTCGAGCAGAACGAGAGCGCGATCGCCGCGGAGGTACGGGAGGTGCTACTGCATTCCGCCCCAGCCGCTCCGTGA
- a CDS encoding AraC family transcriptional regulator has product MGRRTITVHHVRAVLAGARGSGIDTVPLLQEAQIPPLLLGDDRARVTPAQFARLFRALYRSTQDEFLGLSSVPSRPGTFAMMCHAALGCRDLGAAVERSAAFYGLFPGGPELALEVEGGQARFTVRNDFARDEERFLTECVIAIWHRLSSWLIGRRIPLAYASFAYPPPPHEAEYETLFDCPVRFGEQRTGAAAAFDAHWLTAPLVRDEAALDAMLRRAPFDLLSRPEYGTTVAEQVRRTLTQALRGSPRLPELGEVAGRLAVSPATLRRRLREEGTSFQELKDHVRRDAAIAGLAESREPIAELAARLGFSEDTAFHRAFRRWTGTTPGAYRIASGG; this is encoded by the coding sequence ATGGGGAGGCGGACGATCACCGTGCACCACGTGCGCGCCGTGCTCGCGGGGGCGCGCGGCAGCGGCATCGACACCGTGCCACTGCTCCAGGAGGCGCAGATCCCGCCGCTGCTGCTGGGCGACGACCGGGCGCGCGTCACCCCCGCGCAGTTCGCGCGGCTGTTCCGGGCGCTGTACCGGAGCACGCAGGACGAGTTCCTGGGCCTTTCCTCCGTGCCCAGCAGGCCGGGGACCTTCGCGATGATGTGCCACGCGGCGCTGGGCTGCCGGGACCTCGGGGCGGCGGTGGAGCGCTCCGCCGCCTTCTACGGGCTGTTCCCGGGCGGGCCGGAGCTGGCGCTCGAAGTCGAGGGCGGGCAGGCGCGGTTCACCGTCCGCAACGACTTCGCGCGGGACGAGGAACGGTTCCTCACGGAGTGCGTGATCGCCATCTGGCACCGGCTGAGCAGCTGGCTGATCGGGCGGCGCATCCCGCTGGCGTACGCGTCCTTCGCGTATCCGCCGCCGCCCCACGAGGCGGAGTACGAGACCCTCTTCGACTGTCCGGTCCGCTTCGGCGAGCAGCGCACGGGCGCGGCCGCGGCCTTCGACGCGCACTGGCTGACCGCGCCGCTGGTCCGGGACGAGGCCGCGCTCGACGCGATGCTGCGCCGGGCCCCCTTCGACCTGCTGTCGCGGCCGGAGTACGGGACCACGGTCGCGGAGCAGGTCCGCCGGACCCTGACGCAGGCGCTGCGCGGCTCGCCGCGGCTGCCGGAGCTCGGGGAGGTGGCGGGCCGCCTCGCGGTCTCGCCGGCGACGCTGCGGCGGCGGCTGCGCGAGGAGGGCACGTCCTTCCAGGAGTTGAAGGACCACGTGCGGCGGGACGCGGCGATCGCGGGGCTGGCGGAGAGCCGCGAGCCCATCGCGGAGCTGGCCGCCCGCCTCGGCTTCTCGGAGGACACCGCCTTCCACCGCGCGTTCCGCCGCTGGACGGGCACGACCCCGGGCGCGTACCGCATCGCGTCGGGCGGTTAG
- a CDS encoding response regulator transcription factor, which translates to MAIRVLLVDDQPLLRTGFRMILEAEQDLAVVGEAGDGLQALDQVRALQPDVVLMDIRMPRMDGVEATRQITGPGRDGPAKVLVLTTFDLDEYVVEALRAGASGFLLKDAPAQELVQAIRVVAGGEAMLAPSITRRLLDKYAGHLPSGEDSMPDMIGTLTEREVEVLKLVARGLSNAEIAADLFVSETTVKTHVGHVLTKLGLRDRVQAAVYAYESGLVRPGAGQ; encoded by the coding sequence GTGGCGATCCGCGTACTGCTGGTCGACGACCAGCCGCTGCTGCGCACCGGTTTCCGGATGATCCTGGAGGCCGAACAGGACCTGGCGGTGGTCGGCGAGGCCGGGGACGGGCTGCAGGCGCTGGACCAGGTGCGGGCGCTGCAGCCCGATGTGGTGCTGATGGACATCCGGATGCCGCGGATGGACGGGGTGGAGGCGACCCGGCAGATCACCGGGCCGGGCCGGGACGGGCCGGCGAAGGTGCTGGTGCTGACCACGTTCGATCTGGACGAGTACGTGGTGGAGGCGCTGCGGGCGGGTGCGAGCGGCTTCCTGCTGAAGGACGCTCCGGCGCAGGAGCTGGTGCAGGCGATCCGGGTGGTGGCGGGTGGTGAGGCGATGCTCGCGCCGAGCATCACGCGCCGACTGCTGGACAAGTACGCGGGTCATCTGCCGTCGGGCGAGGACAGCATGCCGGACATGATCGGTACGTTGACCGAGCGCGAGGTCGAGGTGCTCAAGCTGGTGGCGCGGGGGTTGTCGAACGCGGAGATCGCGGCGGACCTGTTCGTGAGCGAGACGACGGTCAAGACGCATGTGGGGCACGTGCTGACGAAGCTGGGCCTGCGCGACCGGGTGCAGGCGGCGGTGTACGCGTACGAGAGCGGTCTGGTGCGGCCGGGCGCCGGCCAGTAG